GTTCAGAAAATGCTCGTAAGTATTTAAGTGCTTTGAGTGTTGCTTTTATGGAAACCTATATTGCCAATAACGATGAATATCGTCCTTACTTGAGTACAGCCTATGCTAAATTTCTCAGTCAGCCGCCTCTTAACTTAGATATTTTGCAGTCCTTGGCGATCGCCAAATAGCCTCGATAATTCAATTAGACTTCAGAAACTACCCAAAAACTGATAGCGTCAGACAAAGGAAAAGATTATTGTGGATGTGACAGCTTGAAAACGCGATCTAATTATTGGCAACTGCTACCTTATATCCGACCTCAGTGGCAAACCATCACTAAGGGATTTATTGGCATTGTAGGATATGTGCTGGCTACGTTAACGCTGATTAATCTCGCAGGTAAATTGGCAGTTCCCTTTGGAGACGGTAATGTAGTAGCGATCGCACAATTAGCTGGAATCTGCGCTGTCGTATTTCTTGTCCGCGGCTTTTTTCAGTCTGTGCAAGATATCTACATGGCACGAGCTGCTTTAAGAGTAGCGTTTAATCTCCGCAAGCAGACCTACGCACACCTACAAAAACTCAATCTCAGCTATTTTGAGACAGCAAAAGCAGGTGATTTATCTTACCGCCTAACTGAGGATATTGACAGGGTTGGAGAAGTAGTCAATAGAATATTTCACGATTTTATCCCTTGCGTGTTGCAACTGCTGGCAATTCCTATCTATATGATTTACTTAAATTGGCAGCTGACACTAGCAACGGTAATTGTCGCACCACTGATGGGGATTTTAATTGGCTGGTTTGGCGAACGGTTACAGAAGTATTCCCGTCGCAGTCAAAATCGTGTCTCCAGCTTATCGGCGATCCTCACAGAAGTTTTTAGTGGAATTCGTTTAGTCCAAGCTTTTGCTGCGGAAAACTACGAAATTGCTAAGTTTAGCCGAGAAGCAGAACACAGTCTCAAAGCCAAATACTCAGCCGAACGACTCAAAGCGATTCAAATTCCTATAGTCGGATTTTTAGAAGCGGTGAGTGCTTTAACACTATTATTGGTGGGAGGATGGCAAATTTCTCAACGCAATTTAACAGTAGGAGAGTTTTTCAGCTACTTAGCAGCAGCGGCGTTATTAATTGACCCAATTGGACACACTACTAATAACTACAACGAATTTAAGCAAGGTGAGGCATCCGTTGACCGAGTTTTTGAATTATTAGCAATTAAACCGACAGTATTAGAAAAGCCTAACGCCGCAGTTCTTCCCTCCGTCCAAGGTAAGGTGGAATACGACCATGTGGATTTTGCCTATAATCCTGGCGAACCTGTATTAAAAGATATCAGTTTGTTGGTATTACCAGGAGAAGCGATCGCGCTTGTGGGTGCTTCTGGCGCTGGTAAAACTACCTTTGTGAATCTCCTACCCCGTTTTTATGACCCAGTATCTGGTCAAATTCTGATTGATGGGGTAGATATTCGCGATGTCACACTTCATAGTCTGCGGCGACAAATTGGCATTGTTCCCCAAGAAACCATCATGTTTTCTGGCACAATTGCCCAAAATATCGCTTTTGGACAAGACTCCTTTGAAATGTCAGCAGTGGAAGCAGCGGCGAAAATTGCTAACGCCCATCAATTTATTACTCAGCTACCAGAGGGTTATGATACTTGGGTAGGCGAGCGTGGGGTAAATTTATCAGGGGGACAAAGACAAAGAATTGCGATCGCGCGTGCTGTTCTTCTTAACCCGCAAATTTTGATACTTGATGAAGCTACATCAGCCTTAGATTCCGAGTCAGAAGCCTTGGTACAAGAAGCTTTAGAAAGACTAATGCAAGGACGCACTGTATTTATTATTGCTCACCGTTTAAGTACAGTGAAAAGATGCGATCGCATTTTAGTTCTAGAACAGGGTCGAATTGTGGAATCGGGAACCCATGAAGAACTGTTAGCACTGCAAGGACGCTATACACGGTTTTATGCGCAACAGTTTAGTTAGTCATTTGGCATTAGACCGTTGGCGAGTCTGATTGGATCAAGTATCTTTGGGGGGCATTGCATCAGAGAATAGGAGAAATGGCGGGTTATGTCTGACTTGTTTTGGGATTTGTATTGTGGTCAAAAGATGTGATTACGTAAGATAGATTTTATTCAATGTCCGCCCCTAATTATGATGGTTTTACTTATGTAATTGGGCACTTTTAAGAAAAAAGTAAGACATAATATTCTCCGAGTTGCTATAAGCTTTATTCACAAGGGTTTTATGAGCCAATGCTGTTCACCTTTCTTACGCGGTAAAGGCTAGTAAGTGCGATCGCCCGGTGGTGCAGATAGAAACAATACAGACATAAGTAAGAAAATCCAGTTGCTCCCTTTCTTACTTTTATTTCCACAGCCGAGACTTATGGGGCTAAATGAGCAATCGTACAGAAAGTTACGCGCTTGGCTGTAATGCTTACTGGATAAGCATTTTGCCAATCGATATTTTTCGTGATTCTCGATGTACCAATTAACCTATAGATTATTTGGTGCAACAATTTAATACGGCTCATCTTGGGTTTTAAGCTCCTAAATTTCCGAGACTTCAATTGGTACAGCTTTAT
The genomic region above belongs to Calothrix sp. NIES-2098 and contains:
- a CDS encoding ABC transporter-related protein; this translates as MKTRSNYWQLLPYIRPQWQTITKGFIGIVGYVLATLTLINLAGKLAVPFGDGNVVAIAQLAGICAVVFLVRGFFQSVQDIYMARAALRVAFNLRKQTYAHLQKLNLSYFETAKAGDLSYRLTEDIDRVGEVVNRIFHDFIPCVLQLLAIPIYMIYLNWQLTLATVIVAPLMGILIGWFGERLQKYSRRSQNRVSSLSAILTEVFSGIRLVQAFAAENYEIAKFSREAEHSLKAKYSAERLKAIQIPIVGFLEAVSALTLLLVGGWQISQRNLTVGEFFSYLAAAALLIDPIGHTTNNYNEFKQGEASVDRVFELLAIKPTVLEKPNAAVLPSVQGKVEYDHVDFAYNPGEPVLKDISLLVLPGEAIALVGASGAGKTTFVNLLPRFYDPVSGQILIDGVDIRDVTLHSLRRQIGIVPQETIMFSGTIAQNIAFGQDSFEMSAVEAAAKIANAHQFITQLPEGYDTWVGERGVNLSGGQRQRIAIARAVLLNPQILILDEATSALDSESEALVQEALERLMQGRTVFIIAHRLSTVKRCDRILVLEQGRIVESGTHEELLALQGRYTRFYAQQFS